A stretch of DNA from Natrinema halophilum:
TCGCCGCCTCTTTGGTCAGGCTTTCGATGTCGGCACCGACGAAGCCGTGGGTCTCGTCGGCCAGGTGGCCGAGGTTGACGTCGTCCGAGAGTGGCATGCCCCGGGTGTGAATCTGAAGGATCTCCTCGCGGCCGGTCTCGTCGGGGACGCCGATCTCTATCTCGCGGTCGAAGCGGCCGGGGCGACGCAGCGCGGGATCGACGCTGTCGACGCGGTTGGTCGCTGCGATGACGATCACCTGACCCCGCGATTCGAGACCGTCCATCATCGTCAGCAGCTGGGCGACGACACGGCGTTCGACCTCGCCGGTGACGTCCTCCCGTTTCGGGGCGATGGAGTCGAGTTCGTCGATGAAGATGATAGAGGGTGACTCCTCGGTGGCGTCTTCGAAGATTTCCCTGAGTTGTTGCTCCGATTCGCCGTAGTACTTCGAGATTATCTCCGGGCCGGCGATAGAGAAGAAACTGGCGGAGGTCTCGTTGGCGACGGCTTTGGCGAGCAGGGTTTTCCCGGTCCCGGGCGGACCGTGCAGGAGAACGCCCTGTGGGGGCTCGATTCCGAGTTTCTTGAAGATCTGTGGGTGTTTCATCGGGAGCTCGACCATCTCCCGGACCCGCTGGATCTCGTTTTGGAGGCCGCCGATGTCTTCGTACGTGATGCCGCCGCCGGTCTTCTCGAAGCCCGAGATGGGTTCCTCGCGGAGTTCGACGTCAGTGTCTTCGGTAATAAGAACGACCCCCTCCGGTTCGGTTTCGACGGCGATTAGCGGGATCGCCTGTCCCGGAGACCGCATGAACGGATGGTTCGTCGAGGACATCACGGGAACGATGTCGCGGCCGACGACCGGGCGCTTCAAAATCTGTCGTTTGACCATGCCGGCGGCGTCTGAGCCGAACTGGACCGACGCCTCTTCCGGTGGTGCGAGTACGAGCTTGTCGGCTTTCGTCGCTTCGGCTTTCCGGATCGTCACCCGTTCGCCGATGCCGACGTCGGCGTTCTGTCGGGTGAACCCGTCGATCCGGACGGTGTCCGTGTTCCAGTCCTGCCGGTCTGCACGCCAGACCTTCGCGGCAGTCGTGTCTGCGCCCTCTATTTCGATGATGTCGCCCGGACTGAGCTTCAGGTGTAACAGCGTGTCCGGGTCGAGCCGGGCGATACCAC
This window harbors:
- a CDS encoding CDC48 family AAA ATPase, whose amino-acid sequence is MNEVQLEVAKAYPNDSGRGIARLDPDTLLHLKLSPGDIIEIEGADTTAAKVWRADRQDWNTDTVRIDGFTRQNADVGIGERVTIRKAEATKADKLVLAPPEEASVQFGSDAAGMVKRQILKRPVVGRDIVPVMSSTNHPFMRSPGQAIPLIAVETEPEGVVLITEDTDVELREEPISGFEKTGGGITYEDIGGLQNEIQRVREMVELPMKHPQIFKKLGIEPPQGVLLHGPPGTGKTLLAKAVANETSASFFSIAGPEIISKYYGESEQQLREIFEDATEESPSIIFIDELDSIAPKREDVTGEVERRVVAQLLTMMDGLESRGQVIVIAATNRVDSVDPALRRPGRFDREIEIGVPDETGREEILQIHTRGMPLSDDVNLGHLADETHGFVGADIESLTKEAAMKALRRYLPEIDLDEEDIPPSLIDRMIVKREDFRGALNEVEPSAMREVLVELPKITWDDVGGLHEAKDQVKESIEWPLSTPERFERLGIDPPAGVLLYGPPGTGKTLMAKAVANETNANFISVRGPQLLSKWVGESEKAIRQTFRKARQVSPTVIFFDELDALAPGRGGETGSNVSERVVNQLLTELDGLEEMENVMVIGATNRPDMIDPALLRSGRFDRLVMIGEPDVDGRERILEIHTEETPLAADVTLREIAEITDGYVGSDLESIAREAAIEALREDHEADVVEMRHFRQAMENVRPTITDDILEYYEQIEEEFQGGTSGPTPTGRRGSRIGFQ